The following are encoded together in the Cervus elaphus chromosome 23, mCerEla1.1, whole genome shotgun sequence genome:
- the ARL5B gene encoding ADP-ribosylation factor-like protein 5B: MMGLIFAKLWSLFCNQEHKVIIVGLDNAGKTTILYQFLMNEVVHTSPTIGSNVEEIVVKNTHFLMWDIGGQESLRSSWNTYYSNTEFIILVVDSIDRERLAITKEELYRMLAHEDLRKAAVLIFANKQDMKGCMTAAEISKYLTLSSIKDHPWHIQSCCALTGEGLCQGLEWMTSRIGVR, translated from the exons AACACAAAGTAATTATAGTGGGACTGGATAACGCAGGGAAAACCACCATTCTTTATCAATT CTTAATGAATGAAGTGGTTCATACATCTCCAACCATAGGAAGCAATGTTGAAGAAATAGTTGTGAAGAACACTCATTTTCTTATGTGGGATATTGGTGGTCAAGAGTCACTTCGATCATCCTGGAATACGTATTACTCAAATACAGAG TTCATCATTCTTGTGGTTGATAGCATTGACCGGGAACGACTAGCTATTACGAAAGAAGAATTATACAGAATGTTGGCTCACGAg GATTTACGGAAGGCCGCAGTCCTTATCTTTGCCAACAAACAGGATATGAAAGGGTGTATGACTGCAGCTGAAATCTCTAAATACCTCACCCTCAGCTCAATTAAGGACCATCCGTGGCACATCCAGTCCTGCTGCGCTTTAACAGGGGAAGG GTTATGCCAAGGTCTAGAGTGGATGACCTCCCGGATTGGTGTGAGATAA